One stretch of Pseudomonas azotoformans DNA includes these proteins:
- the tnpA gene encoding IS66-like element accessory protein TnpA, whose amino-acid sequence MRQRSSYPKPFKAQVVQECLQPGASLSSVAISHGINANVIRKWLPLYRDKAVAPLPAFVPLHPMPKRPADEAVVIALPLGGQAITVKWPISDPEGCARFIRSLSQ is encoded by the coding sequence ATGCGCCAACGAAGCTCTTACCCGAAGCCCTTCAAAGCCCAGGTCGTGCAGGAATGCCTGCAACCTGGAGCCTCACTTTCCAGCGTCGCCATCAGCCATGGCATCAACGCCAACGTTATCCGCAAGTGGCTGCCGCTATACCGCGACAAGGCGGTCGCTCCACTTCCGGCATTCGTACCATTGCACCCCATGCCCAAGCGGCCCGCTGATGAGGCGGTGGTTATTGCATTGCCGCTGGGCGGCCAAGCCATCACGGTCAAATGGCCCATCTCCGACCCGGAAGGCTGCGCCCGCTTTATCCGCAGCCTCTCCCAATGA
- a CDS encoding methyl-accepting chemotaxis protein codes for MNLKFSHKILLAASGVVVLAFALFTLYNDYLQRSTIKQNLESSIQQSGELTASSVQNWLSGRILVLESLTQNVAHQGSGADLPGLVDQPAFTDNFQFTYVGQTNGVFTQRPDAKMPDGYDPRQRPWYKQAVAADKPMLTPPYMAAVGGQIVTIAMPVKKNGELLGVVGGDLSLQTLVKIINSVDFGGIGHAFLVSGDGQVIVSPDQDQVMKNLKDIYPGTQVRIEKFSQDVVLNGQDRILSFTPISGLPGADWYIGLSIDKDKAYAPLGNFRTSALIAMLIAVVAIAVLLSLLIQVLLRPLTTMGVAMQDIAQGEGDLTRRLAVTSKDEFGEVGSAFNQFVERIHASISEVSSATRQVHDLSQRVMASSNASIVGSDEQSARTNSVAAAINELGAATQEIARNAADASQHASGASEQADDGRKVVEQTILAMSELSQKISLSCTQIETLNASTDNIGHILDVIKGISQQTNLLALNAAIEAARAGEAGRGFAVVADEVRNLAHRTQESAEEIHKMITSLQVGSREAVTTMNASQASSEESVEVANQAGERLVSVTQRIVEIDGMNQSVAAATEEQTAVVETLNVDINQINLLNQQGVANLNETLKDCDALSQQANRLKQLVDSFKI; via the coding sequence ATGAATCTCAAGTTCAGTCATAAAATTCTGTTGGCCGCGTCAGGCGTTGTGGTTCTAGCCTTCGCGTTATTCACCCTCTACAACGACTACCTGCAGCGCAGCACGATCAAGCAGAACCTGGAGTCGTCCATCCAGCAATCCGGTGAACTCACTGCCAGCAGTGTGCAGAACTGGCTTAGTGGCCGAATATTGGTACTCGAAAGCCTTACGCAAAACGTTGCTCACCAAGGCAGTGGTGCCGACCTTCCTGGCCTGGTTGATCAGCCTGCGTTCACTGATAACTTCCAGTTCACCTATGTTGGCCAAACCAACGGTGTGTTTACCCAACGTCCTGACGCAAAAATGCCCGATGGCTACGACCCCCGTCAGCGTCCCTGGTACAAACAGGCAGTAGCTGCAGATAAGCCCATGCTCACGCCACCCTATATGGCAGCGGTAGGTGGGCAGATCGTGACCATCGCCATGCCGGTGAAAAAGAACGGCGAGTTGCTCGGTGTGGTCGGCGGTGACCTGAGCCTGCAGACCTTGGTGAAGATCATCAACTCGGTGGACTTTGGCGGTATTGGCCATGCGTTCCTGGTCAGCGGCGATGGGCAAGTCATCGTCAGTCCCGATCAGGACCAGGTGATGAAAAACCTCAAGGACATCTACCCCGGCACCCAAGTGCGCATTGAGAAGTTCAGCCAGGATGTTGTTCTCAATGGCCAGGACCGCATCCTGTCATTCACGCCTATTAGCGGCTTGCCTGGCGCAGATTGGTATATCGGCCTGTCGATTGATAAAGACAAAGCCTACGCACCACTGGGCAATTTCCGGACATCCGCCTTAATTGCCATGTTGATCGCTGTGGTTGCGATTGCCGTGCTCCTGAGCTTGTTGATTCAAGTTTTGCTGCGACCCCTGACCACTATGGGCGTGGCGATGCAGGATATCGCCCAGGGCGAGGGTGACCTGACCCGTCGTCTGGCGGTCACCAGCAAGGACGAATTTGGTGAAGTCGGCAGTGCATTCAATCAATTCGTAGAGCGCATCCATGCGTCGATTTCGGAAGTGTCCTCGGCTACCCGCCAGGTGCATGACTTGTCCCAACGTGTGATGGCTTCGTCCAATGCCTCAATCGTCGGTTCCGACGAGCAAAGCGCGCGCACTAACAGCGTCGCCGCAGCGATCAATGAATTGGGTGCCGCCACTCAGGAAATCGCACGTAACGCCGCCGATGCGTCACAACACGCCAGTGGTGCCAGCGAGCAGGCCGATGATGGCCGCAAAGTGGTCGAGCAGACCATCCTTGCCATGTCTGAGTTGTCGCAGAAGATCAGCTTGTCCTGCACCCAGATCGAGACCCTGAACGCCAGCACCGACAACATTGGTCACATCCTTGATGTGATCAAAGGCATCTCCCAGCAAACCAACTTGCTGGCGCTTAACGCTGCCATCGAGGCGGCCCGTGCCGGTGAGGCCGGGCGAGGCTTTGCGGTGGTCGCCGACGAGGTACGTAACCTGGCTCACCGCACTCAGGAGTCGGCCGAGGAGATCCACAAAATGATCACTTCGCTGCAAGTAGGCTCGCGCGAAGCGGTGACCACCATGAACGCCAGCCAGGCCTCCAGCGAAGAAAGCGTAGAGGTCGCGAACCAGGCAGGTGAGCGCCTGGTCAGCGTGACCCAGCGAATCGTTGAGATCGACGGCATGAACCAATCTGTCGCAGCCGCTACCGAAGAACAGACGGCTGTGGTGGAAACCCTCAATGTGGATATCAACCAGATCAATTTGCTGAACCAGCAGGGAGTAGCCAATCTCAATGAAACCCTGAAGGATTGCGATGCCCTGTCGCAGCAGGCCAATCGTTTGAAGCAACTGGTCGATAGCTTCAAGATCTGA
- a CDS encoding SRPBCC family protein — protein MKLLQPDTLIRNPTALPIVASVVVSCSASRLWGMVGQFSGFDAFIPELSHIEMMGSGVGALRTKFFRDGNRVVEQLNSRDEQAMHMTWTTIYNTLGVARLWAAIQVEALEAKRSKVMWTIITEPTERASAGFEQFVQSFANSALDNVRRMLS, from the coding sequence ATGAAACTGCTGCAACCCGATACGTTAATCCGCAATCCGACTGCCCTGCCGATAGTGGCGTCTGTCGTGGTCAGCTGCTCAGCCTCTCGCCTGTGGGGCATGGTAGGGCAATTTTCCGGCTTCGATGCGTTCATTCCGGAATTGAGCCATATCGAAATGATGGGCTCAGGCGTGGGCGCCTTGCGGACAAAATTCTTCCGCGATGGCAATCGTGTAGTGGAGCAACTCAATAGCCGGGACGAGCAGGCCATGCACATGACTTGGACCACGATCTACAACACCCTGGGCGTGGCCAGACTATGGGCGGCGATCCAAGTGGAAGCACTTGAAGCGAAGCGCTCCAAGGTGATGTGGACAATTATTACAGAGCCCACAGAGAGGGCGAGCGCAGGGTTTGAACAGTTTGTGCAGAGCTTCGCCAACAGCGCCCTGGACAATGTCCGTCGAATGCTCAGCTAA
- a CDS encoding amino acid adenylation domain-containing protein — MRRLTIGFCGASSALAAIRRELEQYGHVSSDEGVDLWIDDGHQPLRDAADPTSALSLRLGVGPMSGCGLPTLQLRAYGANRRLSGVLDIAEEPTGNGQRLRQQVTHALVEWVALHVSGFSRDPGYFSESAAANEWPEQGLDALDALAFVHRFNHTEDPAVLREARVPVIERVQASLHRFADRPALRIAGSVVTYRELHSQALTIQQQLHPLLGKTQAPSVVGVCLEKSIELYASILAVLGCGAVYLPLGPDHPPQRHQVMLETAGARVLLDTGQHPLRARFTALDITRLDLRHVDFTLALMPARPHPDAPCMTLFTSGTTGQPKGVLLSQANLAHFTAWFRSCMNLDDQSRVLQFSPLSFDSSLIDIFPALIAGAELIVPSAEQRRAPEQLLDLLRQQRVTHAFLPPALLSILPLDQPLGLTHLLTGGDVCEPHVIERLAGQCRFHNLYGPTETTVLATHRTLHPGDCNSNLGYPIANSQVLILDDTLQPVDEEVMGEVYIVGPGVSLGYVGTPQPPASPFVELAIPGSQPLRAYRSGDLARWTADGIVLGGRRDDQVKVRGFRVEPQEIEQCLRNSRLYRQVAVVIDRNSRIRCYVAQPEPDASVAALQCHARQWLPDYMRPGFWEVLPHLPCSGNGKVDRKALLALPIQSVLQAAGSAEKTPLHVQLTHLWSELLTLPAGDLSIDQSFFDLGGHSILLSTLLLRVREQFGRSFVLSHFIEVPTIRTLARLVENGERPDAVSGQAVRDAQWEWELDTLPEDRAGDPHKVIVTGANSFVGVHIVEALLAAGATEVACLVREEPGQLPMVRFLQALHEYRLEHLDLSRVQVYAADISQPRLGLVEVVYETLARDFGVLVHNAARVNHVMDYASLKQDNVDPIRECLRLCETHRKKVLNFVSTLSASSSIDSQGYVLEAPASTTLPLYIKNGYNLSKWVAERQLGYAVERGAWVNIHRPGNISFNSQNGVCQPQKNRLMLMLKGSLQLGLLPRLALNFDLMPVDFLARFIAFHSTRFQASRSVFNLHNPQPLSWTHYLDAFSRAGHRFRRVGIAQWQQALRTVSQDNALFGVLGFYLDRLDEDIGDTSMIRYDNAREGVQRMGEHYPAKDTALLSKGFNYLKAIDFL; from the coding sequence ATGAGGCGCCTGACAATCGGATTTTGCGGTGCCAGCAGCGCCTTGGCCGCCATCAGACGAGAGTTGGAACAGTATGGGCATGTCTCGAGTGATGAAGGCGTCGACCTGTGGATAGATGACGGGCATCAGCCACTACGGGACGCGGCAGACCCAACCTCAGCGTTGAGCCTGCGCCTGGGCGTTGGCCCGATGTCCGGCTGCGGACTACCCACGCTGCAGTTGCGCGCCTATGGGGCCAACCGGCGCTTGTCGGGAGTCCTGGACATCGCCGAAGAGCCCACGGGCAACGGGCAACGATTACGCCAGCAAGTGACCCACGCACTGGTGGAATGGGTTGCACTGCACGTCAGTGGTTTCTCACGCGACCCGGGGTATTTCTCCGAGAGTGCGGCTGCCAATGAATGGCCAGAGCAGGGGTTGGACGCGCTTGATGCGCTGGCATTTGTCCATCGATTCAACCACACCGAAGACCCTGCCGTACTGCGCGAAGCCCGAGTGCCCGTGATCGAACGGGTGCAGGCAAGCCTCCATAGGTTCGCTGATCGACCGGCGCTGAGGATCGCCGGCAGCGTAGTGACTTACCGCGAGCTGCACAGCCAGGCCCTCACGATCCAGCAACAGTTACACCCCTTGTTGGGCAAGACGCAAGCACCATCCGTGGTCGGCGTATGCCTTGAAAAATCCATCGAGTTGTACGCCAGTATCCTCGCAGTGCTGGGCTGTGGGGCGGTGTATCTGCCGCTGGGCCCGGACCACCCGCCACAACGCCATCAAGTCATGCTCGAGACCGCTGGGGCGCGCGTGTTACTGGACACAGGCCAACATCCTTTGCGAGCGCGCTTCACTGCACTGGATATCACCCGTCTTGACCTTCGGCATGTCGACTTCACGCTTGCGTTGATGCCAGCCCGTCCCCACCCCGACGCGCCCTGCATGACGCTCTTTACGTCAGGCACCACAGGCCAGCCCAAGGGCGTGCTGCTCAGCCAGGCAAACCTGGCACATTTCACGGCCTGGTTCAGGTCCTGTATGAACCTGGATGACCAGAGCCGTGTCTTGCAGTTTTCGCCATTGAGCTTCGACTCATCGCTGATCGATATATTCCCTGCCCTGATAGCGGGTGCCGAGTTGATCGTCCCCAGTGCCGAGCAACGGCGTGCCCCTGAGCAACTGTTGGATTTGCTCCGCCAGCAGCGCGTCACTCATGCCTTCTTGCCGCCTGCGCTGTTGAGCATTTTGCCGCTGGATCAACCACTGGGCCTGACGCACTTGTTGACCGGCGGCGATGTGTGCGAACCCCATGTCATCGAACGACTGGCAGGGCAGTGCCGGTTTCACAACCTGTACGGGCCCACGGAGACCACAGTGCTGGCCACCCATCGGACACTGCACCCCGGTGACTGTAACAGCAACCTCGGTTACCCCATTGCCAACAGCCAGGTGCTGATCCTCGATGACACTCTGCAACCGGTGGATGAAGAGGTGATGGGTGAGGTATACATCGTCGGCCCCGGAGTCAGCCTGGGGTATGTGGGCACGCCGCAACCGCCTGCCAGTCCTTTCGTGGAACTGGCCATACCAGGAAGTCAGCCATTGCGGGCCTACCGCAGTGGCGACCTGGCACGATGGACCGCCGACGGGATCGTGCTGGGTGGGCGGCGTGATGACCAAGTGAAAGTCCGCGGGTTTCGGGTCGAGCCGCAGGAGATTGAACAATGCCTGCGTAATAGTCGGCTGTATCGCCAGGTGGCAGTGGTGATTGACCGCAACAGCAGGATTCGCTGTTATGTCGCCCAGCCTGAACCAGACGCTAGCGTAGCCGCCCTGCAGTGCCATGCACGGCAATGGCTGCCAGACTACATGCGACCGGGCTTCTGGGAGGTGTTGCCACACCTGCCGTGTTCCGGTAACGGCAAAGTCGACCGGAAGGCATTGCTGGCACTACCAATCCAGTCTGTTTTGCAGGCTGCCGGCAGTGCTGAAAAAACTCCACTTCACGTTCAGTTGACCCACTTGTGGAGCGAGCTGCTGACGTTGCCCGCAGGTGATCTGTCTATTGACCAGAGCTTCTTCGATCTCGGCGGGCATTCGATTTTGCTATCGACCTTGTTGCTGCGTGTTCGCGAGCAGTTCGGCCGTAGCTTCGTGTTGAGTCACTTTATTGAAGTTCCGACGATTCGCACGCTCGCAAGGTTGGTGGAGAACGGTGAACGACCCGATGCCGTGTCCGGCCAGGCGGTTCGTGATGCTCAATGGGAGTGGGAGCTCGATACACTGCCCGAGGACCGCGCTGGTGATCCGCACAAAGTGATCGTGACCGGAGCCAACAGCTTTGTCGGTGTCCATATCGTCGAGGCATTACTGGCCGCTGGGGCAACCGAGGTGGCGTGCCTGGTACGTGAGGAGCCGGGTCAACTGCCGATGGTACGGTTCCTTCAGGCGTTGCATGAGTACCGCCTGGAGCATCTGGACTTGAGCCGGGTGCAGGTATATGCAGCCGATATCAGCCAGCCTCGATTGGGCCTGGTTGAAGTTGTGTATGAGACTCTCGCCAGAGACTTCGGCGTGCTGGTCCACAACGCGGCGCGGGTCAATCATGTGATGGACTATGCGTCACTGAAGCAGGACAACGTTGATCCCATACGCGAATGCCTGCGCCTGTGTGAGACCCACCGCAAGAAGGTCCTCAACTTTGTCTCGACACTGTCGGCCTCGAGCAGTATCGACTCGCAGGGCTATGTCCTCGAAGCGCCCGCCTCTACCACGTTGCCGCTGTACATCAAGAATGGTTACAACCTGTCCAAATGGGTCGCGGAGCGGCAATTGGGGTATGCAGTGGAGCGCGGTGCCTGGGTCAATATCCATCGTCCCGGCAATATCAGCTTCAACAGCCAGAACGGTGTGTGCCAGCCGCAGAAAAATCGTCTGATGCTGATGCTCAAGGGGTCACTGCAGCTGGGCCTGCTGCCCCGGTTGGCACTGAACTTCGACTTGATGCCGGTGGACTTTCTGGCTCGCTTCATTGCATTCCACAGCACCCGCTTTCAAGCCAGCCGGAGTGTGTTCAACCTGCATAACCCACAACCGTTGAGCTGGACGCACTACCTGGATGCGTTCAGTCGAGCGGGCCATCGCTTCAGGCGGGTGGGCATCGCGCAATGGCAGCAGGCGCTGCGAACGGTAAGCCAGGACAACGCACTGTTTGGCGTGCTCGGCTTTTACCTCGACCGCCTCGACGAAGACATCGGTGACACTTCGATGATTCGTTACGACAACGCCCGTGAAGGTGTCCAGCGGATGGGTGAACACTACCCCGCAAAGGACACGGCACTGTTGAGCAAAGGCTTTAATTACCTCAAGGCCATCGACTTTCTTTGA
- a CDS encoding diiron oxygenase, giving the protein MNTGDYTSIADDWERRATIRTRPRRLLENDDKLFFPLCRQPLVLSATFLEHCPQWRDFVLVQSFYKFINDVVIFETEIVDKTARSIAKNRFSIPFPLACRVDAMTVVVDEDYHALVALDFLQQTVAMTGIQPLELPRQIELSRALPAAQAQVPAHLHDAVELIGVAIAENTVTHDVAAFSKDTSVKASIRGLMADHLFDEGRHAQFWTRLVRLYWQTASADDRDSIAKVLPVFLAQYLTHDLQKGFDLHLIEHLDINASLRNALRNEIAALTFPITRRHPLLSNILGFLQHSGVLQTPSVVDALKDYLPTPGDAT; this is encoded by the coding sequence ATGAACACCGGCGACTACACATCCATCGCCGACGACTGGGAGCGCCGTGCAACCATCCGCACACGTCCTCGCCGCTTGCTGGAAAACGACGACAAGCTGTTCTTCCCACTGTGCCGCCAGCCGTTGGTACTCAGCGCGACCTTTCTCGAACACTGCCCGCAGTGGCGCGATTTCGTGCTGGTTCAGAGCTTCTACAAATTCATCAACGACGTGGTGATATTCGAGACCGAGATCGTCGACAAGACTGCGCGCAGCATTGCCAAGAACCGCTTCTCGATTCCCTTCCCGCTGGCCTGCCGCGTTGATGCAATGACGGTCGTCGTGGACGAGGACTACCACGCGCTGGTCGCACTGGATTTCCTGCAGCAAACCGTGGCCATGACCGGCATACAGCCGCTGGAGCTGCCCAGGCAAATCGAATTGAGCCGCGCACTGCCCGCCGCACAGGCCCAAGTGCCAGCCCACCTGCACGATGCAGTAGAACTGATCGGCGTAGCCATCGCCGAAAACACTGTGACCCATGATGTGGCGGCGTTCTCCAAGGACACCAGTGTCAAAGCGTCCATTCGTGGCCTGATGGCTGATCACCTGTTTGATGAAGGCCGCCACGCGCAATTCTGGACGCGACTCGTACGCCTGTATTGGCAAACCGCGAGTGCGGACGATCGCGACAGCATTGCCAAGGTACTGCCAGTGTTCCTGGCTCAGTACCTGACGCACGATCTGCAAAAGGGCTTTGACCTTCACTTGATCGAACACCTCGATATCAACGCCAGCCTGCGCAACGCGTTGCGTAATGAAATCGCCGCGCTCACCTTCCCCATTACCCGCCGACACCCACTGTTGAGCAATATCCTTGGCTTCCTGCAACACAGCGGTGTGCTGCAGACGCCGAGTGTTGTGGACGCGCTGAAAGACTATTTGCCGACGCCCGGGGACGCGACATGA
- a CDS encoding DUF3050 domain-containing protein: MHQPLLETAKLKLCSHSLFSEITSLRKLQLFMESHVFAVWDFMTLAKRLQQDLTCTRLPWLPPKDPQAARLINEIVLGEESDEHPAQGYCSHFELYLEAMAEVGASTAPINRFITLQRQGLEANAALHEVEVLSGVARFVSDTLNLAQNAPTHCVAATFLYGREHVIPIMFERILQSDERLHRQAPTLCAYLKRHIDMDAQEHGPAAEQLLERLTSADPTYSKQAHDAALAAMESRMAFWDQVQASLQEVRP; encoded by the coding sequence ATGCATCAACCGTTACTCGAAACAGCAAAATTGAAGTTATGCAGTCATTCATTATTTTCAGAAATAACTTCCTTACGAAAGTTACAACTTTTCATGGAGAGCCATGTATTTGCCGTCTGGGACTTCATGACCCTCGCCAAACGCCTGCAACAGGATTTGACCTGTACTCGCCTGCCTTGGCTGCCACCGAAAGACCCGCAGGCCGCACGCCTGATCAATGAGATCGTATTGGGTGAGGAGTCGGACGAACATCCCGCGCAAGGCTATTGCAGTCACTTCGAACTCTACCTGGAGGCGATGGCCGAAGTGGGCGCCAGCACCGCGCCTATCAACCGCTTTATTACGCTGCAACGCCAAGGCCTGGAAGCAAATGCCGCCTTGCATGAGGTCGAGGTTCTTTCCGGCGTGGCGCGCTTCGTCAGCGACACCTTGAACCTAGCGCAGAACGCTCCCACCCATTGTGTGGCTGCAACGTTCCTGTACGGACGTGAGCATGTCATCCCGATAATGTTCGAGCGCATCCTGCAATCCGATGAACGCCTTCACCGCCAGGCGCCTACCTTGTGCGCCTACCTCAAGCGTCACATCGACATGGACGCACAGGAACATGGGCCGGCCGCCGAGCAGTTGCTTGAACGCCTCACCAGCGCAGACCCGACGTACTCCAAGCAGGCCCACGACGCAGCCCTTGCCGCCATGGAGAGCCGCATGGCGTTCTGGGATCAGGTTCAGGCCTCCTTGCAAGAGGTGCGCCCATGA
- a CDS encoding GntR family transcriptional regulator has protein sequence MTQKPTPLNSIKISGPIPAHLARSVIEETLRNAILDGRLPCGTAMRQQELASLFGVSRMPVREALRQLEAQSLLHVVTHKGAVVAPLIEDNSAETYELRMLLESEALRLSIPLLTEADIAEADAIICALEQEKDYAEMGRLNRLFHMALYGKAPNQRLLKLVEHGLNEEERFLRYNLEAMGLGETSQEDHRELLNLVVQKKTQESILTLRNHLMRGMEVITAYLNGLDAHDKKGTQ, from the coding sequence GTGACGCAGAAGCCGACGCCTTTAAACAGCATCAAGATCAGCGGTCCTATTCCCGCGCATCTTGCTCGTTCCGTGATTGAAGAAACCTTGCGCAACGCCATCCTGGATGGGCGATTGCCCTGCGGTACCGCCATGCGCCAACAGGAACTGGCCAGCCTGTTCGGGGTCAGCCGCATGCCGGTGCGGGAAGCCTTGCGCCAGCTGGAAGCCCAATCACTGCTGCATGTGGTGACGCACAAGGGCGCTGTGGTTGCACCCTTGATCGAGGATAACTCGGCCGAGACCTATGAGCTGCGGATGTTGCTGGAGTCTGAAGCGCTGCGCTTGTCGATCCCTTTACTCACCGAGGCCGATATTGCCGAGGCGGACGCCATTATTTGTGCTCTTGAGCAGGAAAAAGACTACGCCGAAATGGGCCGCCTCAATCGACTGTTTCACATGGCCCTCTATGGCAAAGCCCCGAACCAGCGGCTACTCAAATTGGTGGAGCATGGGTTGAACGAAGAGGAGCGTTTCCTGCGTTATAACCTTGAGGCCATGGGGCTGGGTGAGACGTCCCAGGAAGATCACCGCGAACTGCTGAACCTGGTGGTCCAGAAGAAAACCCAGGAAAGCATCCTGACGCTGCGCAATCACTTGATGCGAGGCATGGAAGTGATCACTGCATACCTCAATGGCCTGGATGCCCACGACAAGAAGGGTACGCAATAA